Proteins from a genomic interval of Kribbella aluminosa:
- a CDS encoding DUF3037 domain-containing protein, whose product MRYDYWVIRYVPDAIRGEFVNIAVIAGRNEDWSFRRVGNLGRASRLGGSAAMTHAFMRRIEEAISVRLSAVESLVPSDLMPLRKGDVEDLRVRMNNIVQLSEARPVLANSAEEAANLAYDLMIVDTDTEVGHRSRVKVVNRLRHAFEVRPELVQHLAKSGIAAVGSQDTSIDFAVTNRHVHQMSQVWAFDVKDTRRLQTNIQAWNYLLGLLRADGGRLVARRGQSGVQIPKSVEINAVFTPPDTSAGEEQFEVAKDGWRRLGVQVISSSDSEAIVDEAERLLQAT is encoded by the coding sequence GTGCGCTACGACTACTGGGTCATACGTTACGTGCCCGACGCGATTCGCGGCGAGTTCGTCAATATCGCCGTCATCGCCGGACGGAACGAAGACTGGTCATTTCGCCGGGTCGGTAATCTCGGGCGCGCTTCCCGACTGGGTGGATCTGCGGCCATGACCCACGCGTTCATGAGGCGGATCGAAGAGGCCATCAGCGTTCGTCTCTCGGCGGTCGAGTCTTTGGTGCCTTCTGACCTCATGCCATTGCGCAAGGGGGATGTCGAGGACCTTCGCGTCCGGATGAACAACATTGTTCAGCTTTCAGAGGCCCGACCGGTCCTGGCGAACTCGGCCGAAGAGGCGGCGAACCTCGCCTACGATCTGATGATCGTCGACACCGACACCGAGGTGGGTCACCGCTCTCGAGTCAAGGTCGTGAACAGGTTGCGGCACGCATTCGAAGTGCGCCCCGAGCTTGTGCAACACCTCGCCAAGTCCGGGATCGCTGCCGTCGGATCACAGGACACAAGCATAGATTTCGCGGTGACGAACCGGCATGTCCATCAGATGTCGCAGGTCTGGGCATTCGACGTGAAGGACACGCGGCGTCTGCAGACAAACATCCAGGCTTGGAACTACCTCCTGGGGCTGCTCCGGGCAGACGGCGGCCGTCTCGTAGCAAGACGCGGCCAGTCCGGAGTGCAGATTCCGAAGTCTGTCGAAATCAACGCGGTGTTCACTCCTCCGGACACATCCGCAGGGGAGGAGCAGTTCGAGGTCGCGAAGGATGGCTGGCGACGTCTCGGCGTCCAGGTCATTTCGTCGTCGGACTCGGAAGCCATCGTCGACGAGGCCGAGCGCCTGCTGCAAGCAACGTAG
- a CDS encoding DUF3152 domain-containing protein, producing the protein MTTRRRGQQADMSPGRGGRHSRRKSHKGQWLVVTALAVVATVVVANPEVAHRNSLAAQAVAGVNEVAEEAPAVSVTPEPVPTPTQKFTTPSRPAPTLTRKPKSSKPNVSVSSGKLAVVPGISKANGVRDKLTYRVEIEQGVTVNGAAVATAIHQTLTDPRGWQALHPVSFERTDKPDADLRIILATPSLTDKLCLPLDTGGEVSCRVEDRVVLNAKRWIYAIPAYDGNVEVYRSYLVNHEVGHALGHGHSTCTTPKTPAPVMMQQTKGLAGCLPNAWPTVKAT; encoded by the coding sequence GTGACCACCCGGCGGCGCGGCCAGCAGGCGGATATGTCTCCGGGGCGTGGGGGCCGGCACAGTCGACGGAAGTCGCACAAGGGGCAGTGGCTGGTGGTCACGGCGCTTGCGGTGGTGGCGACGGTGGTCGTGGCGAATCCGGAGGTGGCTCACCGCAACAGCCTTGCGGCGCAGGCGGTTGCGGGAGTCAACGAGGTCGCCGAGGAAGCCCCGGCGGTCTCGGTCACTCCCGAACCGGTCCCCACGCCGACGCAGAAGTTCACCACGCCGTCGCGGCCGGCGCCGACGTTGACGCGTAAGCCGAAGAGCTCGAAGCCGAACGTGTCCGTGTCGAGCGGGAAGCTCGCCGTGGTGCCCGGGATCAGCAAGGCGAACGGTGTGCGGGACAAGCTCACGTATCGCGTAGAGATCGAGCAGGGCGTCACGGTCAACGGCGCCGCGGTGGCCACTGCGATCCACCAGACGCTGACGGATCCGCGTGGCTGGCAGGCGCTGCACCCGGTGAGCTTCGAGCGCACCGACAAGCCGGACGCCGACCTGCGCATCATCCTCGCGACGCCGTCGCTGACCGACAAGCTGTGCCTCCCACTCGACACCGGCGGCGAGGTCTCCTGCCGGGTCGAGGACCGCGTCGTACTGAACGCGAAGCGGTGGATCTATGCGATCCCGGCGTACGACGGCAACGTCGAGGTGTACCGCAGCTACCTGGTGAACCACGAGGTTGGCCACGCACTCGGCCACGGGCACTCGACGTGCACCACCCCGAAGACCCCCGCACCGGTGATGATGCAGCAGACCAAGGGCCTGGCCGGCTGCCTGCCGAACGCCTGGCCGACGGTCAAGGCGACCTGA
- a CDS encoding alpha/beta fold hydrolase, which translates to MSAPVVLVPGLGLGPESYARTVEHLTAQYHVVSLPGYGEPAGAREDLHPRALAVALADKIRARAVLVGHSASCQIVVETAVRYPELVHALVLVAPTGDVRMSSWVDRAVRLVGSAIPDAPKLVRISPQYARTTLPSIARAGEASRHHDLAAVMSQVRAPVVLVRGRYDLVCTTEWVERLAELSHGEARTLDTGSHMPVVTNGPELAALIERAAALPET; encoded by the coding sequence ATGAGCGCACCAGTCGTCCTCGTACCCGGTCTGGGCCTCGGCCCCGAGTCGTACGCACGGACAGTCGAACACCTGACCGCGCAGTACCACGTGGTCAGTCTTCCCGGGTACGGCGAACCCGCGGGTGCCCGTGAGGACCTGCACCCGCGTGCGCTCGCGGTCGCGCTGGCGGACAAGATCCGCGCGCGGGCGGTCCTCGTAGGCCACTCGGCCAGCTGCCAGATCGTCGTCGAGACCGCGGTCCGCTACCCGGAGCTCGTCCACGCTCTCGTCCTCGTCGCGCCGACCGGCGACGTGCGGATGTCGAGCTGGGTCGACCGGGCCGTCCGGCTCGTCGGATCGGCCATCCCGGACGCACCGAAGCTGGTTCGGATCAGCCCGCAGTACGCCCGGACGACGCTGCCGTCGATCGCCCGGGCCGGCGAGGCGTCGCGGCACCACGATCTGGCAGCGGTCATGTCCCAGGTCCGGGCGCCCGTGGTCCTCGTCCGCGGCAGGTACGACCTGGTGTGTACGACGGAGTGGGTCGAACGGCTCGCCGAGCTCAGCCACGGCGAGGCCCGCACGCTGGACACCGGCTCCCACATGCCGGTCGTGACCAACGGCCCGGAGCTCGCCGCTCTCATAGAACGAGCAGCCGCCCTTCCCGAAACCTAG
- a CDS encoding flavodoxin family protein: protein MTNYDDLSALFINCTLKRSPERSNTEGLLEVSRRILDKQGVATEVIRAVDHDIATGVWPDMTEHGWATDAWPSIQAKVMAADILVIAGPIWLGDNSSVTKQVIERLYGNSSILNDHGQYAYYGRVGGCLITGNEDGVKHCAMNILYSLQHLGYTVPPQADAGWIGEAGPGPSYLDEGSGGPDNDFTNRNTTFMTWNLLHLARILKDAGGIPAHGNQRSEWDAGCRFDFENPEYR, encoded by the coding sequence GTGACGAACTACGACGATTTGAGTGCGCTCTTCATCAACTGCACGCTGAAACGGTCACCGGAACGCAGCAACACCGAGGGCCTGCTGGAGGTCAGCAGGCGGATCCTGGACAAGCAGGGCGTCGCGACCGAGGTGATCCGTGCCGTGGACCACGACATCGCCACCGGGGTCTGGCCGGACATGACCGAGCACGGGTGGGCGACGGACGCCTGGCCGTCGATCCAGGCGAAGGTGATGGCCGCCGACATCCTGGTGATCGCCGGGCCGATCTGGCTGGGTGACAACAGCTCGGTCACCAAGCAGGTGATCGAGCGCCTGTACGGCAACTCGTCGATCCTCAACGACCACGGCCAGTACGCGTACTACGGTCGCGTCGGCGGCTGCCTGATCACCGGGAACGAGGACGGCGTGAAGCACTGCGCGATGAACATCCTCTACTCGCTGCAGCACCTCGGATACACGGTGCCGCCGCAGGCCGACGCCGGATGGATCGGCGAGGCCGGTCCGGGGCCGTCGTACCTGGACGAAGGATCCGGCGGTCCGGACAACGACTTCACCAACCGGAACACCACCTTCATGACCTGGAACTTGTTGCACCTGGCAAGGATCCTCAAGGACGCCGGCGGGATCCCGGCGCACGGCAACCAGCGCTCCGAGTGGGACGCCGGCTGCCGCTTCGACTTCGAAAACCCCGAGTACCGCTAG
- a CDS encoding putative leader peptide, translating into MTTTHLTRRRVIDLLRTASATCR; encoded by the coding sequence ATGACGACGACCCACCTCACCCGCCGTCGCGTCATCGACCTGCTGCGGACGGCAAGCGCCACCTGTCGCTGA
- a CDS encoding dihydrofolate reductase family protein — protein sequence MTENKIVVSVQASLDGRVAAEGGALDWLQVKDELHAHFVDVHRTAGMFVYGRNTYDGMAAYWPTAEGAPFLVEYGKVWTAMPKLVFSRTLESAGWNTTVVRDLAVLEEYRRTADGDLYVIGSPQLMTALAERDLVDAYQIYVHPVALGHGPSILEGLPARQGLTLTGARTFDGNVVKLEYTR from the coding sequence ATGACAGAGAACAAGATCGTGGTGTCGGTGCAGGCGTCGCTGGACGGCCGAGTGGCTGCGGAAGGCGGCGCGCTCGACTGGCTGCAGGTGAAGGACGAGCTACACGCGCACTTCGTCGACGTCCATCGGACCGCGGGGATGTTCGTGTACGGGCGGAACACGTACGACGGCATGGCGGCGTACTGGCCGACCGCCGAAGGCGCCCCGTTCCTGGTGGAGTACGGCAAGGTCTGGACGGCAATGCCGAAGCTGGTGTTCTCCCGGACGCTGGAGTCGGCGGGCTGGAACACGACCGTGGTCCGCGACCTCGCCGTGTTGGAGGAGTACCGCAGGACCGCTGACGGCGACCTCTACGTGATCGGCAGCCCGCAGCTCATGACCGCGCTGGCCGAGCGGGACCTGGTGGACGCGTACCAGATCTACGTGCACCCGGTGGCGCTAGGACACGGACCGTCGATCCTCGAGGGCTTGCCGGCACGGCAGGGCCTGACGCTGACGGGTGCGCGGACCTTCGACGGGAACGTGGTCAAGCTGGAGTACACCCGCTAG
- a CDS encoding HipA family kinase → MIRPAIPERVRPPKATSNREHAWRPTRARGPARRLRAHSRGSTRGPAQESAQLILATASTGAKPVLAVTTRGRRYWTKWPGNPHGNLSLVHELVVGRLGTRIAAPVRPTALVEVDEALVCDQHVDGSRLPAGVYFGSELLPDVEEHTEITRVGRDGNATRFAFYLALWDLCLGSDLQLLYHLAEHDQVWSIDHGLWFDSLEGDWTPSHLAGRADQPWPWPQNIDAAALNTEALRTAANLVEGLSCANLGEVMGQVPLEWGVADEALHTLAKFVHGRRALVAQRLRDAVGDRP, encoded by the coding sequence TTGATCCGGCCGGCCATTCCGGAGCGGGTCCGACCCCCTAAAGCGACGTCGAACAGGGAGCATGCGTGGCGACCGACAAGGGCGCGTGGTCCGGCGAGGCGTTTACGCGCGCACTCAAGGGGTTCTACCCGTGGTCCAGCCCAAGAATCGGCACAGCTCATTCTCGCGACAGCATCGACTGGGGCGAAACCGGTTCTTGCGGTCACCACTCGAGGCCGGCGCTATTGGACGAAGTGGCCTGGCAATCCGCACGGGAACCTGTCATTGGTGCACGAGTTGGTCGTCGGGCGACTCGGAACGCGTATCGCCGCACCTGTGCGGCCAACCGCACTAGTCGAGGTCGACGAGGCGCTGGTCTGCGACCAGCACGTAGATGGTTCACGGCTACCGGCTGGCGTCTACTTCGGGTCAGAGCTACTCCCTGATGTTGAGGAGCACACGGAGATCACACGGGTTGGCCGAGATGGCAATGCGACCCGCTTCGCCTTCTACCTCGCGCTCTGGGATCTGTGCCTCGGCAGCGACTTGCAACTCCTCTACCACCTGGCCGAGCATGACCAGGTCTGGTCGATTGACCATGGCCTGTGGTTCGACAGCCTGGAAGGCGACTGGACGCCGAGTCACTTGGCGGGGCGCGCCGACCAACCGTGGCCGTGGCCGCAGAACATCGACGCTGCAGCACTCAACACTGAGGCGCTCCGAACGGCGGCGAACCTCGTGGAAGGTCTGTCGTGCGCCAACCTGGGTGAGGTCATGGGCCAAGTGCCGCTAGAGTGGGGAGTTGCGGACGAGGCACTGCATACACTAGCCAAGTTCGTTCATGGACGCCGGGCCCTGGTAGCTCAGAGGCTTCGGGATGCAGTTGGAGATCGCCCGTGA
- a CDS encoding flavin reductase family protein, translated as MSVPEPHAALHRPALSVVPDRAEERIVDADVYKSVFRRHAAGVVVITADAGHGPVGFTATSLVSVSLLPPLVSFAIASSASSWPTVSTATSLVINFLSADQHAIAGRFATSGIDRFAEPTRWSRLATGEPALDDAPSLLRAQVEHCFAVGDHYLVVARLATHTERREHESLLYHDGNYAKAHHVQ; from the coding sequence ATGTCTGTGCCTGAACCGCACGCTGCCTTGCACCGTCCTGCCCTGTCCGTCGTGCCCGACCGCGCCGAGGAACGGATCGTGGACGCCGACGTCTACAAGTCCGTCTTCCGCCGGCACGCCGCCGGCGTCGTGGTGATCACCGCGGACGCCGGCCACGGACCGGTCGGCTTCACCGCCACGTCGCTGGTGTCCGTGAGCCTGCTGCCGCCGCTGGTCTCGTTCGCGATCGCCTCCAGCGCGTCCAGCTGGCCGACCGTGAGTACGGCGACCAGCCTGGTGATCAACTTCCTGTCCGCCGACCAGCACGCGATCGCGGGCCGGTTCGCGACCAGCGGGATCGACCGGTTCGCCGAGCCGACCCGCTGGTCCCGGCTGGCCACCGGCGAACCCGCCCTCGACGACGCCCCGAGCCTCCTGCGCGCGCAGGTCGAGCACTGTTTCGCGGTCGGCGACCACTACCTGGTCGTCGCCCGCCTCGCCACCCACACCGAACGCCGTGAGCACGAGTCGCTGCTCTACCACGACGGCAACTACGCGAAAGCCCACCATGTCCAGTAA
- a CDS encoding MGMT family protein — protein sequence MCVVLPCHRVIGANGALTGYAGGLDAKRFLLNLEAKS from the coding sequence GTGTGCGTCGTCCTGCCGTGTCATCGGGTGATCGGCGCGAACGGCGCACTCACCGGCTACGCGGGCGGCCTTGACGCGAAACGGTTCCTGCTGAATCTGGAAGCAAAAAGCTGA
- a CDS encoding GTP pyrophosphokinase: protein MVEWAPQAGALYERVHQQYVGGARKLEALINELIGEEEGINYLSATARAKDPESFLVKASKPRPDDPGRPKYDDPLNQITDLVAARVITFLVEAVDRVCEVIEEEFEIVEHTDMGAHTRAQGVFGYASKHYLVRLNEHRRELPEYAVLKNLVMEIQVRTAVQHAWAEFEHDIRYKLDIPPERKPEFDRRFLLAAALMELADNEFTEIDRLYRELAATASDKAPVDLTTATLTTYLNRRYPDAPHAKTTHYSWILGVLHRLGVTTEEQLTDLLGGIDSAAVQAAMTHRAPAGTVRRLDDDLLAAKGPAYLDLFPEEERRQKILRGRLKALTRAGLIES from the coding sequence ATGGTGGAGTGGGCTCCGCAGGCAGGGGCGTTGTACGAGCGGGTACATCAGCAGTACGTCGGCGGTGCGCGCAAGCTCGAGGCGCTGATCAACGAGCTGATCGGCGAAGAGGAAGGCATCAACTACCTGAGCGCGACGGCCCGGGCGAAGGACCCGGAGTCGTTCCTCGTGAAGGCGTCGAAGCCGCGTCCGGACGATCCCGGCCGGCCGAAGTACGACGACCCGCTGAACCAGATCACCGACCTGGTCGCGGCTCGGGTGATCACGTTCCTGGTGGAGGCGGTGGACCGGGTCTGCGAGGTGATCGAGGAAGAGTTCGAGATCGTCGAGCACACCGACATGGGCGCGCACACCCGGGCGCAGGGCGTCTTCGGGTACGCCAGCAAGCACTACCTGGTCCGGCTGAACGAGCACCGCCGCGAACTGCCGGAGTACGCCGTACTGAAGAACCTGGTGATGGAGATCCAGGTGCGTACGGCGGTTCAGCACGCGTGGGCCGAGTTCGAGCACGACATCCGGTACAAGCTGGACATCCCGCCGGAGCGCAAGCCCGAGTTCGACCGGAGGTTCCTGCTGGCGGCGGCGCTGATGGAGCTGGCCGACAACGAGTTCACCGAGATCGACCGGCTGTACCGCGAGCTGGCCGCGACCGCGTCGGACAAGGCCCCGGTCGACCTCACGACCGCCACGCTTACGACGTACCTGAACCGCCGCTACCCGGACGCGCCGCACGCGAAGACCACGCACTACTCCTGGATCCTCGGCGTCCTGCACCGCCTGGGTGTCACGACCGAAGAGCAACTCACGGATCTGCTCGGAGGCATCGACAGCGCGGCCGTACAGGCAGCCATGACCCACCGCGCCCCAGCCGGCACCGTACGCCGCCTCGACGACGACCTCCTCGCCGCCAAGGGTCCCGCCTACCTGGACCTGTTCCCGGAGGAAGAGCGCCGCCAGAAGATCCTCCGCGGCCGCCTCAAAGCCCTGACCCGCGCCGGGCTGATCGAGAGCTAG
- a CDS encoding purine-cytosine permease family protein: MTDTTVRPADRVEAPLVLTTDTPRTLGFFPQFTLWANLGISLFGPVTGALVAAYTGSLAQGLLAIVVGCGLGALVLGGSAVFGSHTGAPAMVALRGIFGRRGSVAPTVLNIAQNIGWATMEIIVISQAAVAVTGPSWRWLFVLLAGLIATSMAVRPLGSVKLLRKFMVWLVLIASAYLFVQVLTKPVHALPQDNVYGFWPAVDLAAAGVVSFAPLAADYTRHSRTNKAAFSSSALGYGLAAIIYYALGVFAVATLQTNTDDVITALVTLPAGAIALFVLLVDEVDEAYANVYSTTMSLHNLIGHIDRRWISVAIGVVATGIAMFINLGNYTQFLYLIGSVFIPLFAVAIADFFLVSRMRWDVSSTARFRWQPAVAWLIGFVAYQLVNPGTVAGWSPFWTRVQQAVFNHHPVPGWLGATYTSILVSMAAAVLLGRIARRPAA; the protein is encoded by the coding sequence ATGACCGATACAACTGTTCGTCCTGCGGATCGGGTCGAGGCGCCGCTCGTCCTGACCACCGACACTCCGCGAACGCTCGGGTTCTTCCCGCAGTTCACGCTCTGGGCAAACCTCGGCATCTCCCTGTTCGGACCGGTGACCGGTGCGCTGGTGGCGGCGTACACCGGGTCACTGGCCCAGGGGCTGCTCGCGATCGTCGTGGGCTGTGGGCTCGGCGCGCTCGTGCTCGGGGGCTCGGCCGTGTTCGGCTCGCACACCGGTGCACCCGCGATGGTGGCGCTGCGGGGAATCTTCGGGCGGCGCGGGTCGGTGGCGCCGACGGTGCTGAACATCGCGCAGAACATCGGCTGGGCGACGATGGAGATCATCGTGATCTCGCAGGCCGCGGTCGCGGTGACGGGTCCGAGCTGGCGCTGGCTGTTCGTCCTGCTGGCCGGTCTGATCGCCACGTCGATGGCGGTTCGTCCGCTCGGCAGTGTGAAGCTGCTCCGGAAGTTCATGGTCTGGCTGGTGCTGATCGCCTCGGCGTACCTCTTCGTCCAGGTGCTCACCAAGCCGGTGCACGCGCTGCCGCAGGACAACGTCTACGGCTTCTGGCCCGCGGTCGACCTGGCCGCCGCCGGCGTGGTGTCGTTCGCCCCGCTAGCCGCTGACTACACCCGGCACTCGCGCACGAACAAGGCGGCCTTCAGCAGCTCCGCCCTCGGCTACGGTCTGGCGGCGATCATCTACTACGCGCTGGGCGTGTTCGCGGTGGCGACGCTGCAGACGAACACCGACGACGTGATCACCGCGCTCGTGACCCTCCCGGCCGGCGCGATCGCACTGTTCGTCCTGCTGGTGGACGAGGTGGACGAGGCGTACGCGAACGTCTACTCGACGACGATGTCGTTGCACAACCTGATCGGCCACATCGACCGCCGGTGGATCTCGGTCGCCATCGGAGTCGTTGCCACCGGCATCGCGATGTTCATCAACCTGGGCAACTACACGCAGTTCCTGTACCTGATCGGCTCGGTCTTCATCCCGCTGTTCGCGGTCGCGATCGCGGACTTCTTCCTGGTCAGCAGGATGCGGTGGGACGTGTCGAGTACGGCGAGGTTCCGCTGGCAGCCGGCCGTCGCCTGGCTGATCGGCTTCGTCGCGTACCAGCTGGTGAACCCGGGCACGGTGGCCGGCTGGTCGCCGTTCTGGACACGCGTCCAGCAGGCCGTCTTCAACCACCACCCGGTCCCCGGCTGGCTCGGCGCGACGTACACCTCGATCCTGGTCTCGATGGCCGCCGCGGTGCTCCTCGGCCGGATCGCCCGCCGGCCGGCCGCCTAG
- a CDS encoding ATP-binding protein, producing MDPIRNPYAPGAGQRPPELAGRDTEVRQFEVVLERVAAGRPERSLVLSGLRGVGKTVLLNTLRSQAIKRAWGTGKIEARPDQSIRLPIAQALHTAMRELGHRHRDDEKVDQFSAVLKAFALRTAANDRKGIRWHPPVDVAAAKGRADSGDLEMDLIELFTDAADLAGDLTVGVGLFIDEMQDISTDDLSALCAACHEISQQSAALVVVGAGLPHLPAVLSASKSYSERLFRYIRVDRLARDACDRALMLPAESEGVQYDEEALDELYAQTDGYPYFVQAFAHSTWDHAPTSPITIKDVAVAAPEASAELTVGFFGSRYERATPAEREYMRAMAELGIGVDDGSVPTSEVASTLNRKPQSLSPARDGLIKKGLVFSAERGTVAFTVPHFGKFLRTRTA from the coding sequence ATGGATCCGATCCGGAATCCCTATGCGCCCGGCGCCGGTCAGCGGCCGCCTGAGCTGGCCGGACGCGACACCGAGGTGCGGCAGTTCGAGGTGGTGCTCGAACGGGTCGCCGCAGGCAGGCCGGAGCGGAGCCTGGTGCTCAGCGGACTCCGGGGCGTGGGCAAGACGGTGCTGCTCAACACGCTCCGTTCGCAGGCGATCAAGCGCGCCTGGGGTACCGGGAAGATCGAGGCCCGCCCGGACCAGAGCATCCGGCTGCCGATCGCGCAGGCGCTGCACACCGCGATGCGCGAGCTCGGCCACCGGCACCGCGACGACGAGAAGGTCGACCAGTTCAGCGCCGTACTGAAGGCCTTTGCCCTGCGTACGGCGGCCAACGACCGGAAGGGGATCCGCTGGCACCCGCCGGTCGACGTGGCCGCGGCGAAGGGCCGGGCGGACTCCGGTGACCTGGAGATGGACCTGATCGAGCTGTTCACCGACGCCGCGGACCTGGCCGGCGACCTGACCGTCGGGGTCGGGTTGTTCATCGACGAGATGCAGGACATCAGCACCGACGACCTGTCCGCGCTGTGCGCCGCCTGCCACGAGATCTCGCAGCAGAGCGCCGCGCTGGTCGTCGTCGGCGCCGGCCTCCCGCACCTGCCCGCCGTACTGTCCGCCAGCAAGTCGTACTCCGAGCGCCTCTTCCGCTACATCCGCGTCGACCGCCTGGCCCGGGACGCGTGCGACCGCGCGCTGATGCTCCCGGCGGAGAGCGAGGGCGTGCAGTACGACGAGGAGGCCCTCGACGAGCTGTACGCGCAGACCGACGGTTACCCGTACTTCGTCCAGGCGTTCGCGCACTCCACCTGGGACCACGCCCCGACCTCCCCGATCACGATCAAGGACGTCGCCGTCGCCGCCCCCGAGGCCTCGGCCGAGCTGACCGTCGGCTTCTTCGGCTCCCGCTACGAACGCGCCACCCCCGCCGAACGCGAGTACATGCGCGCCATGGCCGAGCTGGGCATCGGCGTCGACGACGGCTCGGTCCCCACCTCCGAGGTCGCCTCCACCCTCAACCGCAAACCCCAGTCCCTCTCCCCGGCCCGCGACGGCCTGATCAAGAAAGGCCTCGTCTTCTCCGCCGAACGCGGCACCGTCGCCTTCACCGTCCCCCACTTCGGAAAATTCCTCCGCACCCGAACGGCTTAA
- a CDS encoding RNA polymerase sigma factor: protein MTTGLPPFQALVDEHWRDVARLARAMAGQDGDDVAQRAWEKAYAAYPTLKSAKNLRSWLLTITARCATDVHRARTPQRPLEEAPPVAVDGPEAAAWPDPDLWRAVNQLPERQRFAITLKYVGDLDHHGVAAALDTTPAASRRLVSDALATLRTKLGVHDD, encoded by the coding sequence ATGACTACGGGGTTGCCGCCGTTCCAGGCGCTGGTCGACGAGCACTGGCGGGACGTCGCCCGGCTGGCGCGGGCGATGGCCGGTCAGGACGGCGACGACGTCGCGCAGCGCGCCTGGGAGAAGGCGTACGCGGCGTACCCGACGCTGAAGTCGGCGAAGAACCTGCGCAGCTGGCTGCTCACCATCACCGCCCGGTGCGCGACCGACGTACACCGGGCGCGGACACCGCAGCGCCCGCTGGAGGAGGCGCCGCCGGTCGCGGTCGACGGCCCGGAGGCCGCCGCGTGGCCGGACCCGGACCTCTGGCGGGCGGTGAACCAACTGCCGGAGCGGCAACGCTTCGCGATCACGCTGAAGTACGTCGGCGACCTGGACCACCACGGTGTGGCCGCCGCTCTGGACACCACGCCCGCCGCGTCGCGCCGACTGGTCAGCGACGCGCTGGCGACCTTGCGCACGAAACTCGGAGTACACGATGACTGA
- a CDS encoding class I SAM-dependent methyltransferase has protein sequence MLNSALRSRAEYAELGADGLAARTTPERDAAIVKAVEELLVGRETVLDLCCGYGRIALPLRRAGKVVRALDISPNLVDAGRAQAVGEELAIDWAIGSMTDLPYRWDSFDAVICLWTAFHELFAEDEQISTICEISRVLKPGGVAVIEGPVWGPATAGEIANGMRQGPEHRIVTTEHDDDRSSVHFIHDEISYGRLCAAAGIDDYKVYKRDWGGRRRLILEIHAPAAN, from the coding sequence ATGCTGAACTCCGCATTGCGCAGCCGGGCCGAGTACGCGGAACTAGGGGCCGACGGGCTGGCCGCGCGTACGACGCCCGAGCGGGACGCGGCGATCGTCAAGGCGGTCGAGGAACTGCTGGTCGGCCGGGAAACCGTGCTGGACCTGTGCTGCGGGTACGGCCGGATCGCGCTGCCGCTGCGGCGCGCCGGCAAGGTCGTCCGCGCGCTGGACATCTCGCCGAACCTGGTCGATGCCGGTCGCGCGCAGGCTGTCGGCGAGGAGCTCGCGATCGACTGGGCGATCGGTTCGATGACCGACCTGCCGTACCGGTGGGACTCGTTCGACGCGGTGATCTGCCTGTGGACGGCGTTCCACGAGTTGTTCGCCGAGGACGAGCAGATCTCCACCATCTGCGAGATCTCCCGGGTGCTGAAGCCGGGCGGGGTCGCGGTCATCGAAGGTCCGGTGTGGGGACCTGCGACCGCGGGTGAGATCGCGAACGGGATGCGCCAGGGGCCCGAGCACCGGATCGTCACCACCGAGCACGACGACGACCGCAGCAGCGTGCACTTCATCCACGACGAGATCAGCTACGGCCGCCTCTGCGCGGCCGCCGGTATCGACGACTACAAGGTCTACAAGCGCGACTGGGGCGGTCGCCGGCGACTCATTCTGGAGATTCACGCACCAGCAGCTAATTGA